Proteins from a genomic interval of Bifidobacterium longum subsp. infantis ATCC 15697 = JCM 1222 = DSM 20088:
- a CDS encoding thiopeptide-type bacteriocin biosynthesis protein yields the protein MLCNDSNQERVLATAFDVLDDAGLEAYFVRYSEEGRPSLRIRVRGSFDDTFIRVFCDSVLSLRLATDVEFNLRLPEYSRYGGPECFKYLESFWCLESTQLVKMFTRLSSDTPEQVQKAKSNYMRFLIQQLGFTRHYVSAVAESYEHEFEADRHSIRKAARALRSVFSSDDMPEVFTDEMQEVLARFSSCQLQSNASAQDVKQSIAHMSANRLGLDRKDEAIFWRALLNHLRSADFGGEE from the coding sequence GTGCTATGCAACGACTCTAATCAGGAGAGGGTTCTTGCAACTGCCTTTGATGTTCTTGATGACGCTGGTCTCGAAGCATACTTTGTTCGCTACTCTGAGGAAGGTCGCCCAAGTTTACGTATCCGCGTGCGGGGAAGCTTTGACGACACGTTCATTCGGGTGTTTTGCGATTCGGTACTCTCGCTACGCCTCGCGACAGATGTCGAATTCAATCTTAGACTTCCCGAGTATTCACGGTATGGAGGTCCCGAGTGCTTTAAATATTTAGAATCGTTCTGGTGTCTTGAGAGCACCCAACTGGTTAAGATGTTTACCCGCTTATCATCGGATACCCCCGAGCAGGTACAAAAAGCCAAAAGCAATTATATGCGTTTCCTTATCCAGCAACTGGGGTTCACCAGACATTACGTATCTGCCGTAGCAGAAAGCTATGAACATGAGTTTGAAGCAGATCGGCATTCTATTAGAAAAGCCGCCAGAGCTCTGCGAAGTGTATTTAGTTCCGACGATATGCCCGAAGTGTTTACCGACGAAATGCAAGAGGTTCTTGCGCGTTTTTCATCCTGCCAGCTTCAAAGTAATGCTTCAGCCCAAGACGTTAAGCAATCTATTGCACACATGTCTGCAAATCGCCTTGGGCTTGATCGTAAAGACGAGGCCATATTCTGGCGGGCTCTTCTCAATCATCTAAGATCCGCAGATTTTGGAGGTGAGGAATGA
- a CDS encoding ATP-binding cassette domain-containing protein — translation MPVISATNLSIGYKNSPIVSDINLRLNTGRIVCLLGANGAGKTTLMKTLLGRIRPVSGEVTYTGTNINEMSAAIDHPSFFPYLSGRENVEVVSAFWGLDVDPETALNNVGINHAAHGRKAKDYSTGMTERLELCLTLVPHPRFLFLDEPQNGLDPDGIASLSETLRAYRDRGNCVVISTHLLHEIQGVPDECIVIRHGRAAQFTDLTGVNLADLYQGR, via the coding sequence ATGCCAGTTATATCGGCGACCAATCTCTCGATTGGGTACAAGAATTCCCCGATTGTCAGTGACATCAACTTGCGGTTGAATACGGGTAGGATCGTCTGTCTGCTCGGGGCGAACGGCGCGGGTAAGACCACGTTGATGAAGACGCTGCTCGGGCGGATCAGGCCCGTGAGCGGGGAGGTCACATACACCGGGACGAACATCAACGAGATGTCCGCGGCGATAGACCATCCCAGTTTCTTTCCCTACCTGTCTGGTAGGGAGAACGTCGAGGTGGTCTCCGCGTTCTGGGGTCTGGACGTGGACCCGGAGACGGCGTTGAACAATGTGGGCATCAACCACGCGGCGCATGGACGGAAGGCGAAGGACTATTCGACGGGTATGACGGAGCGTCTGGAGCTGTGTCTCACCCTTGTGCCGCATCCGAGGTTTCTGTTCCTCGATGAGCCGCAGAACGGATTGGATCCCGATGGCATAGCCTCCTTGTCCGAAACGCTTCGCGCCTATCGGGACAGGGGGAACTGCGTCGTCATCTCCACGCATCTGCTTCATGAGATTCAGGGAGTCCCGGATGAATGCATCGTGATTCGACATGGCCGGGCCGCGCAATTCACGGATCTGACCGGGGTAAACCTCGCGGACCTGTATCAGGGGAGGTAA
- the ccmA gene encoding heme ABC exporter ATP-binding protein CcmA, giving the protein MIARALNVTLIYGKSRNPVLHSLNLEIDSGQVLPILGGNGTGKTTLLKALSGLLRPHLGRILIDDSDLYQKRGSALQRLSSSLYSERSFYYRLSARENLRYFLSLRGIYGRTAMSSIDMALDRFDLLGLQDIPFMHLSLGQRKRLGLARAFAAPASLYILDEPTANLDAKSCRLVYQAMTDKSADGASILFSTHNVADLATSTGNVIYLKNGNATRVHLETRDSITARKRFRIVGSLDPESIASIPEVSCVISQSEVEVDIPVGKSLGSVLQSFERIGIEVNEVIDDRSR; this is encoded by the coding sequence ATGATTGCTAGAGCATTAAATGTGACACTGATCTATGGAAAATCGAGAAATCCAGTCTTGCATAGTTTGAACCTTGAAATCGATTCAGGGCAAGTTCTTCCAATCCTTGGCGGTAATGGAACAGGAAAAACGACACTGTTGAAAGCACTATCGGGGCTACTTCGCCCACACTTGGGTCGAATCCTAATTGATGATTCGGATCTTTATCAGAAGAGAGGGAGTGCACTGCAAAGGCTCTCGAGCTCGCTCTACTCCGAAAGATCATTTTATTATCGCTTGTCAGCCCGCGAAAATCTCCGCTATTTCTTGTCGCTTCGTGGCATTTATGGCAGGACTGCAATGTCGTCAATTGACATGGCTCTGGACAGATTCGATTTGCTTGGATTGCAGGATATTCCATTCATGCACTTATCCCTAGGGCAACGAAAGCGACTAGGACTTGCGCGAGCGTTCGCTGCGCCAGCCAGTCTCTATATCTTAGATGAACCTACGGCAAACCTAGATGCCAAGTCATGCAGGCTTGTCTATCAAGCCATGACGGACAAGAGCGCCGACGGAGCTAGTATACTATTCTCTACCCACAACGTGGCCGACCTTGCTACCTCCACAGGAAATGTAATATATCTTAAAAATGGGAATGCGACACGTGTTCATCTCGAGACTCGAGACTCCATTACTGCCCGCAAGCGTTTTAGAATAGTCGGATCTCTTGACCCTGAATCCATTGCATCAATTCCCGAAGTGTCTTGTGTGATTTCTCAGTCCGAGGTCGAGGTTGATATACCTGTTGGTAAGTCTCTTGGATCAGTGCTTCAATCCTTTGAACGAATTGGGATCGAGGTCAACGAAGTAATTGATGACCGGAGTAGATAA
- a CDS encoding TetR/AcrR family transcriptional regulator gives MNSAERRRRTREALLEAAALEFETQGYAKTTLQGVADRLGLTRGTVLFHFHTKEALRDTLIQWCDERLCAKVSQCSGRSDFARILAAIADMHYEDARIRSGLLLHEEKARAENAGHMKWEEALELVLFGQLNDAHDSIKAGALIDMYIAVIRSDRWKNKQQLRQALDFYLSLTGLSKAAELSDNRL, from the coding sequence ATGAATAGTGCGGAACGGAGACGTAGAACGCGCGAAGCCCTGCTCGAAGCCGCGGCTCTCGAATTTGAAACACAGGGATATGCGAAGACCACATTGCAGGGCGTCGCTGACCGACTTGGTTTGACGCGTGGCACAGTGCTGTTCCATTTTCACACGAAGGAAGCATTACGGGATACGCTTATCCAATGGTGCGATGAGCGCCTGTGCGCAAAAGTGTCCCAATGTAGCGGCAGAAGCGATTTCGCTCGGATTCTCGCCGCGATTGCTGACATGCACTATGAAGATGCGCGAATACGTTCCGGATTGCTGCTGCATGAAGAAAAAGCCCGAGCGGAGAACGCGGGGCACATGAAGTGGGAGGAAGCACTTGAACTAGTCTTGTTTGGGCAGCTCAACGACGCCCATGACAGCATTAAGGCAGGAGCCCTAATCGATATGTACATCGCCGTCATAAGGTCCGATCGATGGAAGAATAAGCAGCAGCTCCGTCAGGCTCTTGATTTCTATCTGTCCCTAACCGGTCTGAGCAAAGCGGCTGAACTCTCTGATAACAGGCTATAA
- a CDS encoding peptidoglycan-binding domain-containing protein — translation MKTRILTPLILTGLGMLSAGVLVTALVIPTPTPDGLSAATSPDTVTASRQQFDDERTVEASFETSAEQSLTSRAAGTVSETLCMPGQAVESGKRLLSVDGKPVIALHTDTPLYREIGTGDTGPDVLALQQELARLGYNAEGNGTYGWRTKDGVNQLLSQAGDRNPDGRIGPTDVAWLPQTTATPTQCTAGLNTNLTDGAEIMKTGGQLTAITFPTPANLREGKRTFTLFGVKTSLDKTDGRISDQKFLDQIQASDGYKTTLADQGGKKPTATLALEQPIDAIKVPPSAITGQNGTRACVSPDGKQAIPVTVIGSALGATLIQPEQADATIGKVALGHKLDDIQCPAAMQH, via the coding sequence ATGAAAACACGAATCCTGACCCCGCTGATCCTGACCGGCCTGGGGATGCTGTCCGCGGGCGTGCTCGTCACCGCGCTCGTCATCCCCACGCCCACACCCGACGGACTGTCCGCGGCCACGAGCCCCGACACCGTCACGGCCAGCCGCCAGCAGTTCGACGACGAACGGACCGTCGAGGCCTCGTTCGAGACCAGCGCGGAACAATCGCTCACCTCGCGCGCCGCCGGCACCGTCAGCGAAACCCTGTGCATGCCCGGCCAAGCGGTCGAATCCGGCAAACGACTGCTGTCCGTGGACGGCAAACCCGTCATCGCCCTGCACACCGACACGCCCCTCTACCGCGAGATCGGCACCGGCGACACCGGGCCCGACGTGCTCGCCCTGCAACAGGAACTCGCCCGCCTCGGCTACAACGCCGAAGGCAACGGCACCTACGGGTGGCGCACCAAGGACGGCGTCAACCAGCTGCTCTCGCAGGCCGGCGATCGCAACCCCGACGGCAGGATCGGACCGACCGACGTGGCATGGCTGCCCCAGACCACCGCCACACCAACCCAATGCACGGCCGGACTGAACACCAACCTGACGGACGGTGCCGAAATCATGAAGACCGGCGGCCAACTGACGGCCATCACCTTCCCCACGCCGGCGAACCTGAGAGAAGGCAAACGCACGTTCACGCTCTTCGGCGTCAAGACCAGCCTCGACAAGACCGACGGCAGGATCAGCGACCAGAAATTCCTCGACCAGATCCAGGCCAGCGACGGCTACAAGACCACCCTCGCCGACCAAGGCGGCAAGAAACCAACCGCCACCCTCGCGCTCGAACAACCCATCGACGCGATCAAGGTCCCGCCCTCCGCCATCACCGGCCAGAACGGCACCCGCGCCTGTGTCTCGCCCGACGGCAAACAGGCTATCCCCGTCACCGTCATCGGCTCCGCCCTCGGCGCCACGCTCATCCAACCCGAACAAGCCGACGCGACAATCGGCAAAGTCGCCCTCGGCCACAAACTCGACGACATCCAATGCCCCGCCGCAATGCAGCACTGA
- a CDS encoding response regulator transcription factor, translated as MARILIVEDDADLSAVLDDCLRHEGYATGLAGTGVEALDLLSRGEYDVMLLDRDLPVLSGDEVMRTADRLRIPVRTLMLTAAGSIEDRVHGLDLGADDYLPKPFAYPELLARIRALLRRGDADDAPTVISRGRLSVDTVRRLAYADGRPLDLAPREYSLLEELLRADGGWINTRALLESLWPSEAHDQPDLVKTAVYSLRRKLPDPSLIASSRGEGYRIP; from the coding sequence ATGGCGAGGATCCTGATCGTCGAGGACGACGCCGACTTGTCGGCCGTGCTGGACGACTGTCTCAGGCACGAGGGGTACGCGACCGGACTGGCAGGCACCGGCGTCGAGGCGCTGGACCTGCTCTCACGGGGGGAATACGACGTGATGCTCCTCGACCGTGATCTGCCCGTGCTCTCCGGAGACGAGGTCATGCGCACCGCGGACAGGCTGCGCATCCCCGTACGCACGCTCATGCTCACCGCGGCCGGCAGCATCGAGGACCGCGTGCACGGCCTTGACCTCGGAGCCGACGACTACCTGCCCAAACCGTTCGCCTACCCCGAACTCCTCGCCCGCATCCGCGCGCTCCTGCGCCGAGGCGACGCCGACGACGCGCCCACCGTGATCTCACGGGGACGGCTGTCCGTCGATACCGTGAGACGGCTCGCCTACGCGGACGGCCGGCCTCTCGACCTCGCACCCCGCGAATACTCGCTCCTGGAGGAACTGCTGCGCGCCGACGGCGGGTGGATCAACACCCGCGCCCTTCTCGAATCCCTGTGGCCGTCCGAGGCGCACGACCAGCCCGACCTCGTCAAGACCGCCGTCTACTCGCTACGACGCAAACTGCCCGACCCCTCGCTCATCGCCTCGTCGCGCGGAGAGGGATACCGCATACCATGA
- a CDS encoding lanthionine synthetase C family protein yields MKTRNDIQQEVTLIASNLEDIIPIRYQEANRTKSFNINGGTPAAILYLSVLDALFPDAGYDVQAHNYATSMILEYKHTPNIGIGLFGGTTLLAWCLQSISRGGSRYQGAIRELESRIVFQARQQLTFLSNVNAPISSEYYDVISGLSGVVLYGMRFRSDGLRLISRQICSRFCELLATSNFHAFGSLSATSGQDSVAQKTTTDYGYAHGILGVLMSCILSDVNHDNNMEPFAAIRQLVDISNHSRNYILPYSSSDYTETVSNGRYAWCYGNMPFYFLSLMLKPVDPIIAESLLNAAIAPLKVNTSQVHDLGVIGLVDNSICHGRAGIVLGLHPYLSHKDSRPIRDQLLEEIDCSVANPIDSGFLEGDLGTLAVRVALEYTDSIAHLPAFFPFVSPTLWEGI; encoded by the coding sequence ATGAAGACACGTAATGACATTCAACAGGAGGTGACCCTCATTGCAAGTAATCTCGAAGATATCATCCCCATTCGGTATCAAGAGGCTAATCGTACGAAAAGCTTTAACATTAACGGAGGGACTCCTGCCGCAATTCTATATTTAAGTGTCCTTGACGCATTATTTCCCGATGCTGGATATGATGTTCAGGCTCACAACTACGCGACAAGCATGATTTTGGAATATAAACATACCCCAAACATTGGAATTGGACTGTTCGGGGGGACCACACTATTGGCTTGGTGTCTGCAGTCGATTTCCCGTGGAGGAAGCAGATATCAAGGCGCGATTAGAGAACTTGAATCGAGGATCGTCTTTCAGGCAAGACAACAATTGACATTTTTATCAAACGTGAATGCGCCAATATCATCCGAATATTACGACGTTATATCCGGACTCTCTGGCGTGGTTTTGTATGGCATGCGATTCCGGTCCGATGGGCTGCGATTGATTTCTCGGCAGATTTGCAGTAGATTTTGCGAACTATTAGCAACTTCGAATTTCCACGCCTTCGGGTCTTTATCAGCCACTTCGGGACAGGATTCCGTGGCTCAGAAGACGACCACCGACTATGGTTACGCGCATGGTATTTTGGGAGTATTGATGAGTTGCATTCTTTCGGATGTGAACCATGATAATAATATGGAACCATTCGCTGCGATAAGGCAGCTTGTTGATATTTCGAATCACTCGAGAAACTACATACTTCCATACTCTTCCTCAGATTACACTGAAACCGTTAGTAATGGACGGTATGCCTGGTGTTACGGCAACATGCCCTTCTATTTTTTGTCACTAATGCTGAAACCGGTTGATCCAATAATTGCGGAATCTCTATTGAATGCCGCTATTGCTCCCCTGAAGGTTAATACCAGTCAAGTACATGATCTTGGCGTAATCGGTCTTGTTGATAACTCTATATGCCATGGCCGAGCGGGAATAGTCCTAGGGCTTCACCCCTACTTGAGCCACAAGGATAGTCGGCCTATTCGCGATCAGCTCCTTGAAGAGATCGATTGTTCTGTTGCGAATCCTATTGACAGTGGATTTCTCGAAGGCGACTTGGGCACCTTGGCTGTCCGAGTGGCACTAGAATACACCGACTCTATTGCGCATCTACCGGCTTTCTTTCCTTTTGTTTCTCCTACACTTTGGGAGGGAATATGA
- a CDS encoding sensor histidine kinase, with protein MTDTDTTNRPAGHAARPRKPASFRIRLAVTVGLLLLGMLLAVILVQNISLDWAFQHQVDTISTGSNQNTITTEPATPQDGVPGTADSCNADPCDVTGAILSPTAGQTGTEGVVLTVRDGVVQWMRYGSLAVFAVSALLAVLLVWNLSGKLTAHLDSISRQTGQLDPDHPAGRISLDHPDAETAGLADALNTMLDRIEQSNELQRSFIRNASHELKTPITTIGTSLEALMAQDRFPEDVKPAISHAIEANRKSSELINSLLELSRIQTVPDTSTETVDPARIVRDTLETHREQAQARHLRIDADGLAAYHGPFIETNPRYLSLAVDNLIRNAIIHNTDHGAITCTIHDDKQHVTISITNTTKQPDHPEATADLIQPFHRGDATRMANQPGHGLGLSITKACTDAIGASLNISRPTADVFRAGIMLNRHIGMPIR; from the coding sequence ATGACCGACACCGACACGACCAACCGGCCGGCCGGGCACGCCGCGCGCCCGCGCAAACCCGCCAGCTTCCGCATCCGCCTCGCCGTCACCGTCGGACTGCTCCTGCTCGGCATGCTCCTCGCCGTGATCCTCGTACAGAACATCTCGCTCGACTGGGCGTTCCAGCATCAGGTGGACACCATCTCCACAGGCAGCAACCAGAACACCATCACGACGGAACCTGCCACGCCCCAGGACGGGGTTCCCGGCACGGCCGACTCATGTAACGCGGATCCCTGCGACGTGACCGGTGCCATTCTCTCTCCGACCGCCGGGCAGACCGGCACGGAGGGCGTGGTGCTCACCGTCAGGGACGGCGTCGTGCAATGGATGCGCTACGGATCGCTCGCCGTGTTCGCCGTATCCGCGCTCCTGGCCGTGCTCCTCGTCTGGAACCTGTCGGGCAAACTCACCGCACACCTCGACTCCATCAGCCGCCAGACCGGCCAACTCGACCCCGACCATCCCGCCGGGCGCATCAGCCTCGATCATCCCGACGCCGAGACCGCCGGCCTAGCCGACGCGCTCAACACGATGCTCGACCGCATCGAGCAATCCAACGAACTGCAACGATCGTTCATCCGCAACGCCAGCCACGAACTGAAAACACCGATCACGACCATCGGCACCAGCCTCGAAGCGCTCATGGCCCAGGACCGGTTCCCCGAGGACGTCAAACCAGCCATCAGCCACGCCATCGAAGCGAACCGCAAAAGCAGTGAACTCATCAACAGTCTGCTCGAACTCTCCCGCATCCAGACCGTGCCCGACACCAGCACGGAAACCGTGGACCCCGCCCGCATCGTACGCGACACGCTCGAAACCCACCGCGAACAGGCACAGGCACGTCACCTGCGCATCGACGCCGACGGACTCGCCGCATACCACGGCCCCTTCATCGAGACGAACCCGCGCTACCTCTCGCTCGCTGTGGACAACCTGATACGCAACGCCATCATCCACAACACCGACCACGGCGCCATCACCTGCACCATCCACGACGACAAGCAGCACGTCACCATCAGCATCACCAACACCACAAAACAGCCGGACCACCCCGAAGCCACGGCCGACCTCATCCAACCATTCCACCGAGGAGACGCAACCCGCATGGCCAACCAACCTGGCCACGGCCTCGGACTATCCATCACCAAAGCCTGCACAGACGCCATCGGCGCCAGCCTCAACATCAGCCGTCCCACAGCCGATGTATTCCGCGCCGGAATCATGCTAAATCGACATATCGGCATGCCCATTAGATGA
- a CDS encoding ABC transporter permease, whose protein sequence is MTGVDKMHSFLIGLYLYLRREFLELVTYKLSLMLGVVSAVVGIVQFAFLAVFLQQGNSFPSLQNYGGSVMAFLVSGALFTGFMSSSLSSFSQLISSEQRTGTLEAVLTTPFSIGRVIAYAAVSSFIQLVIGTFLMITFFGIAFSIPFNVNPWQLILVMILGYFTLVGLGLAGGGVLLVTKKGDPVTWLLTTFTTLFSGVLYPVEILPQWLQSISWYVPTTRILSSLRGH, encoded by the coding sequence ATGACCGGAGTAGATAAAATGCATTCTTTTTTAATCGGCCTCTACCTGTATTTGCGGAGAGAATTCCTTGAACTCGTAACTTATAAGCTCTCCTTGATGCTAGGTGTTGTTTCAGCGGTTGTTGGCATAGTTCAGTTTGCTTTCTTGGCTGTTTTTCTCCAGCAGGGAAACAGTTTTCCTTCATTACAGAATTATGGTGGAAGCGTGATGGCGTTTCTGGTCTCTGGAGCGCTTTTTACTGGTTTTATGAGTTCTTCTCTCTCCAGTTTCTCGCAACTAATATCCTCTGAGCAGCGGACAGGTACATTGGAAGCTGTTTTGACTACACCATTTTCTATTGGCCGAGTGATTGCATATGCTGCGGTTAGCTCATTTATTCAATTGGTAATCGGCACGTTTTTAATGATCACTTTTTTTGGGATTGCATTCTCTATCCCCTTCAACGTTAACCCGTGGCAACTCATATTGGTCATGATTCTCGGCTACTTCACACTTGTTGGCCTCGGGCTCGCGGGTGGAGGAGTTCTTTTGGTTACAAAGAAAGGCGACCCGGTGACATGGTTGTTGACAACTTTTACGACATTATTTTCCGGAGTACTTTATCCGGTCGAAATTCTTCCACAGTGGCTTCAATCGATTAGTTGGTATGTGCCAACCACGCGGATATTGAGTTCTCTCCGGGGGCATTAA
- a CDS encoding ATP-binding cassette domain-containing protein → MSTSILPLETVADPVPTRPIDSARPAAGGIPSVTGEHVGHRFADGPWLFRDLDFTLTTGEAVGLCGPSGSGKSTLLSIIAGFEPPAEGTIRRSRVNRVRWVFQNPHGMPRRTAIDHVVQPLLGQGIDRTQAEDEAIAIMSTFHLTKVAAREFRELSGGEAQRLMLARAIASKPDLLLVDEPTAQLDQRTANDIDSTLTGLAQGDAIVVIATHDPNTRAACTRVIDLAWHNPNPNIDTKDDTR, encoded by the coding sequence ATGAGCACCAGCATCCTGCCCCTCGAAACGGTCGCGGACCCCGTGCCGACACGGCCAATCGACTCCGCGCGGCCCGCGGCCGGCGGAATACCGTCGGTCACGGGCGAGCACGTGGGCCACCGGTTCGCGGACGGCCCCTGGCTGTTCCGCGACCTTGACTTCACCCTCACGACCGGCGAGGCCGTCGGCCTGTGCGGGCCGTCCGGCTCTGGCAAATCCACCCTCCTGTCCATCATCGCCGGCTTCGAGCCGCCCGCCGAAGGAACCATCCGACGCAGCCGGGTCAACCGCGTGCGCTGGGTGTTCCAGAACCCCCACGGCATGCCACGGCGCACCGCCATCGACCACGTCGTCCAACCACTCCTCGGCCAGGGCATCGACCGCACGCAGGCCGAAGACGAAGCCATCGCCATCATGAGCACGTTCCACCTGACCAAAGTCGCCGCACGCGAGTTCCGGGAACTATCCGGAGGCGAAGCACAGCGTCTCATGCTCGCCCGTGCCATCGCCAGCAAACCCGACCTCCTCCTCGTGGACGAACCCACCGCCCAACTCGACCAGCGCACCGCCAACGACATCGATTCCACCCTCACCGGACTCGCGCAAGGCGACGCGATCGTCGTCATAGCCACCCACGACCCCAACACCCGGGCCGCGTGCACCCGCGTCATCGACCTCGCGTGGCACAATCCGAACCCCAACATCGACACCAAGGACGACACACGATGA
- a CDS encoding LacI family DNA-binding transcriptional regulator — MATLKEVAERAGVSQSTVSRLLNDPSFSIKEETRRRVLRVCEELGYRNVFRPAIAVLDAPPSGEKLQDAYFSDLRKVLAECAESMELDQPTFIRSIRELTERAAEFDGFITVDATVFPEADLRALHAALPHGVCIDTNPAPHLFDSVRPDLSQTMLDALDAMIAAGRRRIAFLGGVGSIMGTHDYPANIRTFKTCAYYLPLAGIVASLVVFLLTVKIDENMHDRIVEQLEARLASEETDKQ, encoded by the coding sequence ATGGCCACGCTCAAGGAGGTCGCGGAACGGGCCGGGGTGTCACAGAGCACGGTGTCGCGCTTGCTGAACGACCCATCGTTCTCCATCAAGGAGGAGACGCGACGGCGCGTGCTGCGCGTATGCGAGGAGCTGGGATACCGCAACGTGTTCCGTCCCGCGATTGCTGTGCTGGACGCTCCTCCATCCGGGGAGAAGCTGCAGGACGCATACTTCTCCGATCTGCGGAAGGTTCTTGCGGAGTGTGCGGAGTCGATGGAATTGGACCAGCCCACGTTCATCCGGTCCATACGCGAGCTGACGGAACGCGCGGCGGAGTTCGATGGGTTCATCACCGTGGATGCCACGGTGTTTCCTGAAGCGGACCTGCGCGCCCTGCATGCGGCACTCCCGCATGGCGTGTGCATCGACACGAATCCGGCACCGCACCTGTTCGACTCCGTACGGCCCGATCTGTCGCAGACGATGTTGGACGCCCTGGACGCGATGATTGCGGCGGGCCGTAGACGCATCGCGTTTCTCGGCGGCGTGGGCAGCATCATGGGCACACATGACTATCCCGCGAACATCCGCACGTTCAAGACCTGCGCCTACTACCTGCCGCTCGCCGGCATCGTCGCCAGCCTCGTCGTCTTCCTCCTGACCGTCAAGATCGACGAGAACATGCACGACCGCATCGTCGAGCAACTCGAAGCGCGCCTCGCCTCCGAGGAAACCGACAAGCAGTAA
- a CDS encoding gallidermin/nisin family lantibiotic has product MATFDLDTHVEETEGDARPRITSKFMCTPGCPTGGLACFTSQCTMVVASPVEASISNVRRSIVRS; this is encoded by the coding sequence ATGGCCACTTTTGACCTTGATACCCATGTTGAGGAAACTGAGGGGGACGCTCGTCCTCGGATTACCTCGAAGTTCATGTGCACCCCTGGCTGCCCGACCGGCGGCCTTGCCTGCTTCACTTCCCAATGTACAATGGTTGTAGCTTCACCGGTGGAAGCAAGCATTAGCAACGTCCGTCGTAGCATCGTGCGTTCCTAG
- a CDS encoding cytochrome c oxidase subunit IV, giving the protein MKSLLRIERVALIRWSMLAFVAVLLLPLFFLRYGSMGAVAQSAMVMALPITTAGLVFSHARVPRSYRSFSIHDRLLLRFTLKSLLLGVAVSICLTLLYGFAVGFIVNKRPLSLHVALMFAFTAVVLSLACFVLRLWASPVVAWSIVGFFIVAGLPVSSGMFEGSPILHAVIPTTWMLSGARFAGYVIPVGVVVAMASAWLLLKAVKRV; this is encoded by the coding sequence ATGAAGTCCCTATTGCGTATTGAGCGCGTGGCATTGATCCGTTGGTCGATGCTCGCCTTTGTGGCCGTGCTGCTGCTTCCGCTGTTCTTTTTGCGTTACGGGAGCATGGGCGCGGTGGCGCAGTCGGCGATGGTGATGGCACTTCCCATAACCACGGCCGGCCTTGTTTTCTCCCATGCGAGGGTGCCCCGCTCATATCGTTCCTTCAGCATCCACGATCGGCTCCTGCTTCGCTTTACCTTGAAGTCACTATTGCTTGGTGTCGCGGTCAGCATCTGCCTGACTCTGCTGTACGGATTTGCCGTCGGATTTATCGTCAATAAGAGACCGCTCTCGTTGCATGTCGCTTTGATGTTTGCGTTCACCGCTGTCGTTCTTTCCCTTGCATGCTTCGTCCTGCGACTCTGGGCCAGTCCTGTTGTCGCTTGGAGCATTGTCGGCTTCTTCATCGTCGCCGGCCTTCCGGTCAGCTCCGGCATGTTCGAGGGCTCGCCGATTCTGCATGCCGTTATACCGACCACATGGATGCTAAGCGGGGCGCGATTTGCCGGTTATGTGATTCCGGTCGGTGTAGTTGTTGCCATGGCAAGTGCATGGCTGCTGCTTAAGGCGGTGAAACGTGTCTAG